The sequence CGGGAACCCATGGCATTCCACACCCAAGGGGTCTCGGCCCCCACCAACCCCGCAAACCCTGAACCTTGGCCGTTCGTACTCTGTAACGAAACCGGACAGTACCCCGGACGTATTTTGCGGCCCCGAGCCCTGCGCACCCCAACCGCTTGTACCGCCGCTGGCAGCCCCCTCAATTCCCGGAGGGCTGGTGGTTGGCATAGGGAATGCTGCGCGCATCGGCAGTGGCTCGGTGGTAGCAAGGAGCCAATCCGAAAGGCTCAAGCCATGCAGACGCCAGCGGTCCATACCACGGCCGGACAGGGCCCGAGCGGGTCGCAGGGGCCGTCCCGGCCCGTGCCCGGGAGGGTGTTGGAGAACCCGGCGGCGGCGGGTTCTCCCCAGCCTGACCCTGCTTCGCACCTGCCGGGCGGCTTTGTGGATGCCGACCGGCTTACCCTGTTGGCGGACGCGGCCCCGGTCGGGCTCTTTCTGTGGCAGGATGGCCGGCTCCGGTACACCAACGCGGCGTTCCGCAGGTTATGGAAGCCCGGCGGTTCGAGCGGAGAGGGGAACCCGGATCTGTTGGACGGGGTTTCTTCGGAGGACCGGCCCGGCCTGGAGGAGGCGTTGCGGCGGGTCCTGCACTGTCCGGAGGGCGTGGCCCGGTGCGAAGCACGTCCTGCAGCCGGCTCGGGCGACGTGCAGTGCGTGGAAATCCATCTGCGGAGGGTTCAGGACCAGGGCGGCCACACCCTGGTGGTGGGTACCGTGCTCGACCTGAGCGAGCGCCGTCGGTGGGAGGAACGTCTGGCCAACGAACGCGCCGTGTTGCGAACGTTGGTGGATCACCTGCCGGTGGCCATCTACCTCAAGGACACGGCCACTCGCAAAACCCTTGTCAACCCTGTGGACCAGCGCAACCTCGGCGTGCGCAGTGAAGAAGAGGCGCTGGGCCGCACCGACTTTGAATTCTTTCCCCGGGAACAGGCCGAGGCGTTTTATGCCGATGACATGCAGGTGCTGACCACCGGCGTGCCGGTGCTGAATCGGGAGGAGCGGATCACGCGTCCGGACGGCACCAGCGGCTGGCTGCTGACGTCCAAGGTACCCCTCCGCGACACCTCCGGCCGCATCGTGGGCCTGGCCGGCATCGGTCTGGACATCACGGAGCGCAAGCTGGCCGACGAAAAACTGCGTGCCTTTGCCGCCCAATTGGAGCGGAGCAACCGGGAACTCCAGGATTTTGCCTATGTGGCCTCGCACGATCTGCA is a genomic window of Limisphaera ngatamarikiensis containing:
- a CDS encoding sensor histidine kinase, with the translated sequence MQTPAVHTTAGQGPSGSQGPSRPVPGRVLENPAAAGSPQPDPASHLPGGFVDADRLTLLADAAPVGLFLWQDGRLRYTNAAFRRLWKPGGSSGEGNPDLLDGVSSEDRPGLEEALRRVLHCPEGVARCEARPAAGSGDVQCVEIHLRRVQDQGGHTLVVGTVLDLSERRRWEERLANERAVLRTLVDHLPVAIYLKDTATRKTLVNPVDQRNLGVRSEEEALGRTDFEFFPREQAEAFYADDMQVLTTGVPVLNREERITRPDGTSGWLLTSKVPLRDTSGRIVGLAGIGLDITERKLADEKLRAFAAQLERSNRELQDFAYVASHDLQEPLRKIVVFGERLCERYAEVLPPEARDYLERMRRAAQRMQTLINDLLTFSRVTTRARPFERVNLQQILQEVIGDLETRIEQTGARVTVEPLPTVDADPLQMRQLFQNLLGNALKFRKPEEPPRIRVWAESFQGPRPDRGPQAVAEPLCRIHVQDNGIGFDEKYLDRIFNMFQRLHGRGEYEGSGIGLAIARKIVLRHGGDITARSRPGEGATFIVTLPVHQPGSESQP